A stretch of DNA from Sugiyamaella lignohabitans strain CBS 10342 chromosome B, complete sequence:
TTAATTTTAACCAGAAAGAATACTGCTTTGGAGAGCATAGACGACAGTATTGCCAATGAAAAATCACCACTCACTGTGTCATTGGAGAATAACATTGATATGATCAACAGTGAAAAAGATCATGGTGTGGTCACTAAGGCAAGTGATGAGCCTGCGAATCCAGTTAGTCGGGAAATTGAGTTGCAGAAGCAGGACCCTGAGTATCTTGACACTAAGCAtgataataacaatatcCCAAATAGTGCAGTTATTACGTCTAGTAGTTCTGTCGGCTCTGAAGAGCTTCCAAAGACAAGTGGACTGGGCGCATTGAATGGTATAGCTGGAAACACAGATGAAGAGTCTGCCACTCTATTATCACCCAGACTGGATGGTTCTCTTAAAGATGTGACTTCTCCGGGTGAAGTACCGAGtgaagttgttgttgctgaacTAAAAGAAGTAACAACTAACGAAGGAACTCAGGTCACTGACATTGATATGATGTCAGAGGCTGAAGATGTCTTAAACAGCGTTGACGTGGGAATCAAGAATATCCGTGAACAGTGTGTGGCTCAGACGGATAAGGGCGATGATGTTCCATCCTCTGAGTCGTCCCCAGTAAAAAAGCCCAGAAAACGGGGTAGCAGAGGGGGGCGGAAGAACGCTGCTCGCGAAGCTCTTAGACAGGCGGCTCGTAAGCGAGATGAAGAACTTCTCGCCCAACAAACGCGAGAACGGGAAATcattcaagaagaaggagaaaatGTTGAACCTAATGATAGTGAAGTAGGAGGTGTACCACCAGCTCAACTTCCGCCACCGGAACTGTCTTCGAAAGCTACCAATTCATTGGACAATGAGAGTTCAAACACTGGCTCAGGTGCTATCTCAAACGTTAAGCTACCCGAATCACCAGCTACACCAGGCCTTATTCTCCCAAATTCAACTTTAAGTAGTGAAGCCAGTGGCCTTCAAGCAAGCCCATTAACTGTCTCAAAAGACATTATTGGCTACGGCAGCCAAGGAACAGTGGTTTATCGAGGGTTCTTTGAGAACCGCGAGGTAGCTGTCAAACGCATGCTTCTCAATTTTTACGATCTTGCATCACAGGAGGTAGCCCTTCTTCAAGAAAGTGACGACCACCCCAATGTTATTCGCTACTATTGTAAATACCAGAGTGATCAATTCCTATATATTGCATTGGAGTTGTGCCCTGGCAATCTTGAAGATGTTATAGAGAAGCCGTACAAATTTGAAGAATTGGTGGACAGGATGAACCCTATTCAGGTTCTTTACCAAATTGCCAGTGGCTTAAAGCATCTGCATTCCCTTAAGATCGTCCATCGTGATATCAAACCTCAAAATATCCTGGTTGCCCCTCCAAAATGGGTCCATAGTAAAGTCATGAATGGAAAGCAGCCATATGGCCCAGTAAGAATGTTGATTTCTGACTTTGGTCTCTGCAAGAAGTTGGAAGGGGACCAATCCAGTTTCTGGCCGACTACAACACAGGCAGCTGGTACTGCTGGTTGGACTGCACCAGAGATTTCTATGGGTGGGCGATATCCCGGTAATATTTCGACCACATCGTCCACTGATCTCGTTACTAATATATCAAACCAGAGGAGATTAACCCGTGCTGTTGATATCTTTTCATTGGGTTGCGTCTTCTATTATATTCTCTCTAATGGCCAACATCCATTTGGTATCAATTCAAAGCGGGAAAGTAACATTGAAGATAATAATTATTCTTTGACCGAATTTGACGATCCATATGTACCAAACAACGTCGAGGCTAAAGATCTTATCTCTCGAATGATATCCTTTAACCCGAATGATAGACCAGACGCTAGCTCTGTACTTCTGCATCCGTTGTTTTGGTCTCAGCAAAAGAGGTTGGACTTTCTTCTCAAGATCTCTGATAGATTTGAAGCCGATGCTCGGGAGGAGTATAGCGAGTTGCTCAGTATACTGGAAAGAGATGCCTTCGAAGTTGTTGGGCATGACTGGCACACCAATTTCGATAGAGCATTTCTCGAGAATTTGCGACAGTATCGTAGGTACCGTGGAGAACGGATCATTGATTTATTAAGAGCCATGAGAAACAAATGCCACCATTTTAATGACCTACCACTTCATTTGCAGACTTCGATTGGACCTATTCCAGACTCATTTTTATCATACTTCACTAAGAAGTTCCCATATCTCTTGATGAAGGTTTACTACTTTGCCAAGGAACACCTTGCAGATGAGTTTGCTTTCAGATCTTTCTTCTATGAAGagaaaaatgaaatgagCTAATGGCCAAAACAATTAACACGAACACCTTTTATGCATTTTTATAATgaaattaattatttattatttatcacTTGCTTATATTTGTAGAAGATCCTGGCTCTCAGTTTGCGAGCTCCAAGGTTGTGGTGAACAAAGACATCCCCAACAGTTCTCACATAACTCCGTAAATTCATCGGTAAATCCATATGAATATTGGCTGTCCGGCAAATAAGCCTCAGCAACTGGATACTCCAGATGATTTCCGACGGAAACCTTAAACTCGCGTGAATTTAGCTTCAAGAGGGGGGAGATCGACATAGATGTCCGCTATGTCCATCGGACATAGGGCACATATATCCCCACATGGAATAACACCGACATCTAGCCTCTTGAGCCGCAATCGGCATCACGATTACTTGATGGGGTTCAAGTTTGTTTACCAAATataaaagaacaagaaaatgcTATCTATTCAAGAGCAATAACTGTTAAAACAATAAAGGTAAAAGCACTATTCATCGCGAGCTTACATACAAAGATACTAAAATGGTTTCTAATTATCATATCGATGGAAAGTCTGTTGGACCCACTGGCCTAGGCTTGATGGGTTTCTCCTGGAATCCGGACGTAGTTGTTTCCGATGAACAAGCTTTTGAAGCACTCAAAGCTGCTATCGAGCATAATGCGACTTTTTGGAACGGTGGTGAATTTTATGGTAGGCCAAAGCCAGAGACCAATTTGCAGCTGATTTCCAGATATTTCACCAAGTATCCTGAAGACGCCGATAAGGTCTTTCTTTCAATCAAAGGTGGTGTAGATCAATTGACTTGGATGCCCGATGGAACACCAGAAAAGATTCGcgagtcaattgacaatTCGTTGAAGTTTCTTGATGGAAAGAAGGCGTTAGATATGTTCTGTCTGGCTCGTATCGGAAAGGTATCAGTTGAGGAGTCTGTGAAGGCTATAAAGGAGTATCTGGATGAAGGGAAGATCAAGGGAATCTGTTTGTCAGAGGTTGGTGCTGATACCATCCGCAGAGCCTCGAAGATTGCTCCTatttctgctgttgaaaTTGAGTTCTCTCTATTTTCACGTGAGGCCGAGACTAATGGCGTTTTTGATGTCTGTAAGGAATTGAATATTCCTATTATTGCTTATTCTCCTATCGGTAAAGGCTTGCTTACTGGACAATTGAAACCTCAAGATTTAAGTGCAGGTGATTTCCGTGCTCACTTCGACCGTTTTAAGGAGGAAAACTTCAAAAAGAATTTTGCTCTCGTAGAAAAAATTCAACAGATTGCTGCTAGAAAGGGTGCTAGTGCGGGTCAAATTGCTCTCTCTTGGATTCGCTCGCTATCAAATACTGGTAATTATCCGGTTATAATTCCAATTCCTGGTACTGTAAACCCCAAAAGAGTTGTTGAGAACTCTACTCATATTGAGCTTAATGCTGAAGACTTGAAGGAGATCGACGAATTTTTGGCTACTTTCCAAGTTTCTGGATATCGTTACAACCAGCAAATGGAAGCCGGAAACTATAGATAGAGTGCCAGGTGTATCTAGCTATTTGAACTATTTTTTAGGGCagtatattatttttaacTTGATGACCCCAAGATCTGTGTTGAGGGCAATTCGATTTGGTACCTAACCGTCATGCAGGAACCCCTGTGAGGCTGAAAAGGTTTGGAGAATataaaatgcaaaaaaaatgccCATTCTACTTCTCTCTATAATATATTAGTATATTATGGTCAACATGTCTGTGATACCATTATAAAGTAAGTATGCTAAGAATTACACCGGATTGTGATAGTTATCTTACTTGATGTGATGACTAGCTGTCGCCCCAATCTTAGCTTAATGCTTTGAAGATTCGACAAAACACACTGAAAATTCTGATATCAGTAATACGATCACCTTATGTATTCCGAAGGGAATCAAATCCAATGTGCAACTGCTTGATTACTATAAAAGCAATCTTGCTAACTATTTAGATGTAAGAATTTAACCTCTTCATGTTCTTAATGATgttaaaaatattttcatgcTAATCATGAACTGGGTATTTATCTCGGTTTTGATTCAAACCAATATTCGATAATGCTACTGAATCGAGAGCTATATTCACATTTTGATAAGAGTGTGGGACTAACAATTTAGCTTATATATTTCTGTAGGTTGGTTAATTTCGTGGTTCTTACCCACTAGTATatgatttatattttttactGCAATACACTACTAAATTTCTAATAGGTTGGCTGGTCATGGCAACGCGTAAAGTTTTTTGTTACGCTGTGGACCTAACCCTTTTCGATAAGCTCAACTGCCACGACTATAAATGATATATGCAGGGTGAATTTCTGGCATTTGTCGATGTATTAAATGCAGTTAGTTGATTTAAAGAGCTATTAAACAATTGATGATCGAATTTTAATTACTTCAAGGTGCATTTAAATATCAGCTTGTAATCCAGAAGTTTAGCCGTTAAGACTCGGGATCAAGAGCAATTTAGACGCGTTCTAATTATATTACATCAGTTGAATGATCCCTGAGCTTGCTTAGACACATCTTGGATCCAAACGTGAAATTGGATTCATATTTGTGACGGATCTCTCTCCCGTCACAGGATTGCTGGAGATATCGTGGTTGTTATATGAGCCATGTCAGAGCTAACGGAAACGCATTCCTTGCAAAACCATATCTCTCATAGATTCGACCCTCTATTCCCGCTTCCGTATAGGATAGCTTTTGAAATTATCCTCGGTATTTGGGGCTGGGGCCTCAATGTTCAAGTACTGGATGCTATCCATGTGGATCTCAGCTATTTACTACGATACCAGACTGGCAGATCGTTGCACAAGGCTGTTTATCAATTTGCTCTTGGGCTCTCGCTAATATACACTGTATcaattatattttattggCAACTGTTACGAAAAGCTGACGGTGGCATTGTAACGGCTGGTGTAGGGGATGATTCAGAAGAGCACCCTATTTTGTCGGGACTGGATATCTTACCATGGACTACTTTTGCAGTTATcattggaatttttttgtatccAGGGCACAAGTTCCACCATAGTGGTCGCAAACGGGTCATTTCTGTGCTTAAAAGGGTTTGTACAGGAAGCATCAATCCTGAACACCGTCTACCAGATATACTATTATCTGATGCACTTACCTCATATTCTAAAATATTTGTGGATTCAGGAATCATGACGTGTATGTTGATTTCGAAACAATCATCTTTAGGACTACCAGATAGGTCTTGTGGGGGACAGTGGCTGGTCCCAGTAATTTCAAGCATACCGTTTCTTATACGTCTTCGTCAGTGTACAATTGAGTATCTGGCGACTGGGAACAAGCAgcatttatttaatttcGCGAAATATTTGTCGGCTATGCCCGTTATCCTCTTGTCAGCGTTGCAGCGTAATTTTAAAAATGTGGAGGTTAGTGCCAGTGCGATTGATCATGATATGGCAGCATTCCAAATATTTACACCTAGGATGTTGACAAAACTATGGGTGGCTGCTGTGCTTATAAACTCTACATACAGTTTTTACTGGGACATCACATATGATTGGGATCTAGAGTTATTGGGAGGATTTAGTTGGTGGCAACGAAAACATCAGGGTCTTAGAGCTATCATGTACTTCCCAGCAAAACATTGGTACTATTTTGCTATTTGTGTAGATTGTGTTCTTCGCTTCACCTGGAGCTTGAAATTATCGTCACATTGGTATTATGTTGCTGATCGTGAGTCTGGTTTATTTGTATTGGGCGTACTCGAAATTATAAGAAGATGGGTGTGGGTCTTCTTCCGGGTGGAGTCTGAATGGGTCAAGTCACTTCGTGATCCGTACAAAGGTCATGAACTTGGTCAAGTAACTCCAATGTAGGCAATTATTGTTCATTGCCTACGTTTAATAGATTGTGGACGATTATTTCCATTAGCTAGTTTTGATAGAATTGGAATGCACGTCTCCCTTCTGATCACAAGACAAAATGTTATGAGTATTTATTCAAAATGACGCACAAGCGGGGTTGTAAAAATCAATGTAAGTGtcaataaattaaatgcaactgttctattttttaaatttatCTCTTTTTTGTCTGTTTCTACTACGCTCCTTAGACACATGGGCTTTTCGTTCAACTTTTGTTAAGTATCtgaatttctttttgggTTTGGATTGTTGtggttttttcttttcatctttAAGAACAAACTTGGCATATTCTTGAGCTCTATTAATACTTCCCTCGAGTACAGATTCAGAtttatcaacatcaacatatTTATCTATATGTAAAGGTTCACTTAGGTCCTCGATAGTGACGACCACAgttccatcatcatcgtcgtcaaatgtttgtttttttttgagaatTCCATTGGGTCGTGATTCGCTGTCGAATCCCGCCCAAGATTCACCCTCAGgttcatcatcagaatctTTCTCGCTTGAAACTTCTTCTGATacttttgttgattttactTCTTTAGTCTTCTTAATATCCGTCCactcatcatcaccatcatcgcTCACCTCGCCATTCAAATCTTTCATAGCCTCTTGAAACCGCTTCATGTCCTTCTCCATCAAATCCTTTCGCTCTTGTCGAAGCCTTTTTCGTTCTTCAAGTTTTTCTTTATGAGCAATCTCTTTCGCTTTTTCCAGAGCCTTCTCCTTTCTTTGGACTTTTCTCTTATGGAATCCCGTTAAATATTCCCTGATATGCTTGTTAGGCTACCTCAGCGAAGCGAGTCTTTTGCACTACTTACGCTCGAGCATCTCTGTCAAATGACACTGCTTCAACTCCATGAGCTTTTTGCTTCTTTCGGGCATAAATGTCATCTCCTCGGGTGAGAATTTCACGGTTTGTACGTCGTGGAggcattttctttttgtttctctGGGTGGTGTACTTTTGGATGGAGAACGAAATCCTAGAGCgtttcaaaaaatattttatcacgtgatgtatattgaaaatgaaatggAGGCACAGGATTCTATACTTTGATAAGCACAAGTTCCTCGCTGATTAGGCGCCCTACTTTCGTTGCTACCAATAGTTAACCTGTTATTTAATTACTCTTAACCACTTTACTGCCGGTATTTATCGCTTTTATAGCTTGTGCATCTACAACCGAGCACGTAACTTCAACTTATGAACACAGCTGGTCGACATGTCAGCAAGGCAACAGGcacctgctgttgctgggTCTTCATCCAGAACAGAAGTCACAAATGTCACCTCTGTACCAGTTACATTGACCCTACGAGGTGAAGGGGTTTCTTCGCGGCGCCAAGTGAGTTGGACTGATGACGTAATTGATAATGAGCAtatgaacaagaaaaagtcaaagaGTAAGTATCATTCAGTTATTCATTCCTAGATTATATGGTATATGCCCGTTTCTTCcccttctgctgctgctgctgctgctgccactgctactcTCTTTGGGTCTCAGCACATCTCAGATAAAGCGGGGTCGGGATCTTGCTCAATTTTACTAACTTGTTAGTCTGTTGTATTTTTACGAAGACTCGCGAATTTGGCGAATCTAGTTCAGAAAGTGGAACTGACTCTGATTCTGACTCTGATTCTAACTCTTCAAGCTCGGATTCGGAATCGGATTCTCGTAATGCTCATAAATCTTGTGACCACAGCGTAGGCGATCACAACCATACATCTGCTCACTCCCATAGCCACAGAAATTCCGGCCGTACCAGGCATCGTTCAAGAGGCGTGGCCCCTCCGAACGCTTACGAAAGACAGCCTAGATATAAATCATCTTCCACAAAGCTTAAAGGTGGTTCCGCGACAACTACTGTTACAGAGTGATGTAGGGCAGGCGTCGGCGGAGCTTTACAGTTCCATCATGTGATATGAAACACCTtagttatttattatttagGCTCTTTATAATCTACATTATTAGCTTGACCCACCCTTCCGACGGTTTGTGACCTCGAATTGAATTAATACCCCTGGCATTCCCTCCAACTAGATCTATGCCACTTACCCGGCCTCATATTATTAGGTTAAGGGTTGGTCTCTCGCAGCCAAGGGGAATCGGGCTTCACACTGGAGAACTAAGCCACATCCGATTATAACAAAAGACAAAGTAACAGCTGGAAATACAACGCAAACCCCTTATCTGTTGCTTGTAAATAGCGCAATTGACCATAAACTCCGACTTGCAATAAGTAATAAGAAACAGGTTTTATATTCGCTCAATTGTTCCTTTTTTAATCTTCAGTTGAAGCTGTTTCAGACAAGCACAGTCATTGCTTCTCCACACAAGGCCCCGCACTGATTGTTCACGATTGTGTGAAATTGCGCGTTATATTGATAGTTTCTTTATAGCGTGGTAACCTATTGTTAATATTGCTGGCTCATTTGATTAACTTCAAAATCGCACCTTTTGTTCCCTTTGTAGTACCCCCCTATATTGTGTCGTCACTCTATCATTTTTACCACTATGTCCCTTCCAAAGGAATACGTTGAAGAGCTAAATATTCTTAACCGTGAGGTTGCTCAAAATAAGCCTACAGACGTACTTCAATTCTGTGCAAACCATTTCAACTCGCGTTTAGAGGAACATCGCAAGCAGTTGTTGAGTGGCAGTTCATCCGCTGGTACTAGTGCTGCTCGTTCTGTGGGATCCCCCGGTGGCCCCACCTCTGCCCCTTCTCCTCCTACTGGTGCAGGTTTTGGTGGTTTTAATACTCATTCATTTTCAAGCGGCGATCCTACGTCTTTGGCCCCTTCCCATGGTCATTCCGATGACCCTGCTTCATCAGATGACCCAATGACCGGAGTCACTCCCTCCACAAATAGAGATAATAATACCGCCCCTGCATTTGGTTCTGGAAGTGCAGGTGAACGTACTGGTAGCCCTGGTCCCACCAGTGGTAATGCGCCATTTGGTTCATCGCGTTTAGTTCTCGGGGGAACTGGCGTGCCAGCTTTCGCATCCAATTTCAATGCTAACAGGAGAACATCTGTAAGCGCTGAAAGTTTGAACCCACATTCTTTTGTTGGCTCTGCGGCTCCCCCTATCCCAGAGAAAATGCTTTCTCCCGAACAATTGAAGCGACTCAATGACAGTGTCTCGAAGAACTTCCTTTTTAGCAATCTCGACGAAGATTCTCTTCATTTGTTACTTCACGCCCtagaagagaagaaagtggctgctggtacGACCATTATTCAACAGGGCGATCAGGGTGATTTCTATTATATTGTTGAAAGCGGTTCAGTTGATTTTTACCGTGATCACGAGAAGATCAGCTCAAGCGGCAGTGGAAGCAGCTTTGGTGAACTAGCCCTTATGTATAATGCCCCACGAGCTGCGACTGTTGTAGCCGCCACTGATAGTGTCCTCTGGGCCCTGGATAGAATAACTTTCAAGAAGATTCTTCTTGACAAGACCActaagaagagaaagtTATATGGCGAGTTCCTAAAAGAGGTACCGGTTCTGAAGGTCTTGAGTCCCTATGAACTCAGCAAACTTGCTGATGCTCTTGTAACAAAAGTATATGAACCTGGATCGGTGGTTATTCGAGAAGGCGATAAAGGTGATGAGTTCTACCTTATTGAATCTGGTACTGCCACTGTTTCCAAGGCTAACGAGGGAACTGTAtctgaattgaaaaagggTGACTACTTTGGCGAGGTTGCTCTGTTGCACGATAGCCCTCGTCAAGCCACTGTGACAGCGACAACGAAGCTCAAGGTAGCTTCCCTAGGAAGAAGTGGCTTTCAGAGATTACTTGGCCCTGTTGTAgatattttgaagagaCAGGACCCTACTCATGCCCCTGTTGCGGCTTCTGTAGCCCCTAATTCCACTGCCAATCAGAGTGCCGGTGTGTCCCAGGCTGTTGCCTAGTCATTAAAGAAACTATAACTTGGGATGTCACTCCCTGTTGTTCCTGTAACCGTGCTaatatttgttttatatatctcacacatatatttattatataccATTGTCATGAAGATTTTAAGCTTTACATACATCGGCTACTGGTACATCCGCCCATTACTGTTGCAAATAGAAATCTCTTTGAAGAACCATCCAACAAGTAGTGACACTGGCCACAACAAGTGGACCAAGTAGTCCTTTTCCTAGTTTCGCAgtaccaaaaaaaagccacTCGGAAACAAAATGAAAGCCTGCCACTACATAGGAGCTGAGGGCCAAATCGAAGACTGTTGGATTGCTAATCGAGTAGGCAGCATAGAATCGTATGATCGAGGCAAGAATGGTCCACGTTCCAAACGTGCGGGCTGATAAACCGGTCACTTCCTCAGGCTTAGCCTCGTATACTCGGCGCGTCAAAGCCAAACCACTAACATACGTCTGTGCAGAGTTGAACACAGATACAACAGAAACCTGTCAAAGGTTAGAAATTTTATCATTGACACACTCTAGTCATTATCCAATATATCTCCTACCTACAAAGAGCATCCATTTCGGCAGCCAACCCTCAGATTGAGGAAGAAAGTTAACTAGTGAGAGCATGTTTGATTCTCAATGGAGGTGCAGAGCACCAGTCAATGAATCAGAGGTTAATGTTGATCTTACCCTAACATCTATTACTCAGGGGAACTATAGATTAGATTTATTTTGGTGCTGAAGACAATTATAGTAAGCCCTTAGGCTTGGTTGCAGATATAATTGACGCAATGTGTTCAGAAAGTCCCTCAGCACCATCTCGGGCACGTTGGTAGGCCTCGGGCGACCTGTCCATTATAATTTGAAGATCTTTATTAGAGATTTCCATAGAGGACTTGAAAGCAGCCTTGCCCTTATTCAGCTCTTTCTTCATATTTTCGACTGTTTCCTCTTGATTAGCTCCCTCAAAACCAAATCCCTTGAATCGGCCAGATTCAATAACAACTTGTTCGAGTTTCCTCTTTGCTCCAGCTCGCTCTAAAAGCTTCTGTTCCACCGTATTTGAGGTTGCAAGTCGATAAATAACGACCGGTTTTGTCTGACCAATTCTATGTACTCTATCCATGGCTTGCAAATCTTGTTGAGGATTCCAATCACTATCAAATATTATCACCGTGTCTGCCGAGGTCAAATTTATTCCTAGACCACCTGATCTAGTCGAAAGTAAAAATAGTTTATAACTCGAATCTGAGTTGAAGACATCCATCTGCTCTTGTCTGAATTTTTGGTCCGTCGACCCATCAATCCGACAATATTTCCAATTTTTGAGGTAAGCCCAGTCTTCGAGAAGATCTAGCATCTTGGTGAACTGACTGAAAATGAGTATCTTATGTTGCTTTTCTAAAAGCTTTGTGGCGAGTTTGTCTAGCAACATCATTTTACCCGACACGGTAATAATCTTATCGTCTACCGGTTCATCTGCCGACCAAGGataatagaataaatacgGTGAATTGCAAGCTAATCGCAACTGCATGACAAGGTTTTGGAAGCTTTTAGTTCGCGCCTCGTTGTTCGCTTGTTTTATTAGTCTTGCAGTCTCATCATTATACTCCTCCTGAATACTGGCTGATAATCTTGCGTCGGCTTTAGCTTGAAGAGACTTTATGAactcgtcatcatcctGGAGGTCATCATCCTCAGTA
This window harbors:
- the BCY1 gene encoding cAMP-dependent protein kinase regulatory subunit BCY1 (Regulatory subunit of the cyclic AMP-dependent protein kinase (PKA); PKA is a component of a signaling pathway that controls a variety of cellular processes, including metabolism, cell cycle, stress response, stationary phase, and sporulation; GO_component: GO:0005952 - cAMP-dependent protein kinase complex [Evidence IEA]; GO_component: GO:0005737 - cytoplasm [Evidence IEA,IEA]; GO_component: GO:0005737 - cytoplasm [Evidence IDA] [PMID 11134339]; GO_component: GO:0005737 - cytoplasm [Evidence IDA] [PMID 11914276]; GO_component: GO:0005737 - cytoplasm [Evidence IDA] [PMID 22842922]; GO_component: GO:0005634 - nucleus [Evidence IEA,IEA]; GO_component: GO:0005634 - nucleus [Evidence IDA] [PMID 11134339]; GO_component: GO:0005634 - nucleus [Evidence IDA] [PMID 11914276]; GO_component: GO:0005634 - nucleus [Evidence IDA] [PMID 18417610]; GO_component: GO:0005634 - nucleus [Evidence IDA] [PMID 22842922]; GO_component: GO:0005634 - nucleus [Evidence IDA] [PMID 3288487]; GO_component: GO:0005886 - plasma membrane [Evidence IDA] [PMID 2831892]; GO_function: GO:0030552 - cAMP binding [Evidence IEA]; GO_function: GO:0004862 - cAMP-dependent protein kinase inhibitor activity [Evidence IDA] [PMID 3037314]; GO_function: GO:0004862 - cAMP-dependent protein kinase inhibitor activity [Evidence IMP] [PMID 6292221]; GO_function: GO:0008603 - cAMP-dependent protein kinase regulator activity [Evidence IEA]; GO_function: GO:0000166 - nucleotide binding [Evidence IEA]; GO_process: GO:0046580 - negative regulation of Ras protein signal transduction [Evidence IDA,IMP] [PMID 3037314]; GO_process: GO:0045762 - positive regulation of adenylate cyclase activity [Evidence IGI] [PMID 2981630]; GO_process: GO:0045762 - positive regulation of adenylate cyclase activity [Evidence IGI] [PMID 3891097]; GO_process: GO:0097271 - protein localization to bud neck [Evidence IGI] [PMID 12782684]; GO_process: GO:0045859 - regulation of protein kinase activity [Evidence IEA]; GO_process: GO:0001932 - regulation of protein phosphorylation [Evidence IEA]), with the translated sequence MSLPKEYVEELNILNREVAQNKPTDVLQFCANHFNSRLEEHRKQLLSGSSSAGTSAARSVGSPGGPTSAPSPPTGAGFGGFNTHSFSSGDPTSLAPSHGHSDDPASSDDPMTGVTPSTNRDNNTAPAFGSGSAGERTGSPGPTSGNAPFGSSRLVLGGTGVPAFASNFNANRRTSVSAESLNPHSFVGSAAPPIPEKMLSPEQLKRLNDSVSKNFLFSNLDEDSLHLLLHALEEKKVAAGTTIIQQGDQGDFYYIVESGSVDFYRDHEKISSSGSGSSFGELALMYNAPRAATVVAATDSVLWALDRITFKKILLDKTTKKRKLYGEFLKEVPVLKVLSPYELSKLADALVTKVYEPGSVVIREGDKGDEFYLIESGTATVSKANEGTVSELKKGDYFGEVALLHDSPRQATVTATTKLKVASLGRSGFQRLLGPVVDILKRQDPTHAPVAASVAPNSTANQSAGVSQAVA